One window of Fusobacterium polymorphum genomic DNA carries:
- a CDS encoding sigma-54-dependent transcriptional regulator, whose product MKNAILAISEKKEILKQIRKELAEKYEVITFNNLLDAIDMVRESDFDLILLDNALEGISVGEAKKKLTSIGKDFITVALVDEINEAETKELEKFGIFAYLLKPIKIEDLDAIILPSLNGLELIKENKRLEEKLSILEEDTDIIGQSAKIKDVRNLIEKIADSDLPVLIVGETGTGKDIIAKEIHRKSDRNKGKYAQVSCALYPGELIERELFGYERGAFLGANASKKGLLEEIDGGTVYIEDIAKMDIKVQSRFLKAIEYGEFKRVGGTKVRKSNVRFLVGTDIDLKQETEKGKFRKDLYHRLTALTIEVPPLRERKEDIPVLANYFLNKIVRILHKETPVISGEAMKFLMEYYYPGNIMELKNLIERMALLSKDKILDVEQLPLEIKTKSDIVENKTVVGVGPLKEILEQEIYSLEEVERVVIAIALQKTRWNKQETSKILGIGRTTLYEKIRKYGLDTK is encoded by the coding sequence ATGAAAAATGCAATATTAGCAATTTCAGAAAAGAAGGAAATACTAAAACAAATAAGAAAAGAATTAGCAGAAAAATATGAAGTGATTACCTTCAATAATTTACTAGATGCAATAGATATGGTAAGAGAAAGTGATTTTGATTTAATATTATTAGATAATGCCTTAGAAGGAATCTCAGTAGGAGAAGCAAAGAAGAAATTAACAAGCATAGGAAAAGATTTTATAACAGTTGCTTTAGTAGATGAAATAAATGAAGCTGAAACAAAAGAATTAGAAAAATTTGGAATTTTTGCATATTTATTAAAACCAATAAAAATTGAAGACTTAGATGCAATAATTTTACCTTCACTAAATGGTTTAGAATTAATTAAAGAAAATAAAAGATTGGAAGAAAAGTTAAGTATATTAGAAGAAGATACTGATATTATAGGACAATCAGCAAAAATAAAAGATGTTAGAAATCTTATAGAAAAGATAGCTGACAGTGATTTACCTGTTTTAATAGTTGGAGAAACTGGAACTGGTAAAGATATAATTGCAAAAGAAATTCATAGAAAAAGTGATAGAAATAAAGGAAAATATGCTCAAGTTAGTTGTGCATTATATCCAGGAGAACTTATTGAAAGAGAATTATTTGGATATGAAAGAGGAGCTTTTTTAGGAGCTAATGCAAGTAAAAAAGGACTTTTAGAAGAGATTGATGGAGGAACAGTATACATTGAAGATATAGCTAAAATGGATATCAAAGTTCAATCAAGATTTTTAAAAGCTATTGAGTATGGAGAATTTAAAAGAGTTGGAGGAACAAAAGTAAGAAAATCTAATGTAAGATTTTTAGTTGGTACAGATATAGATTTAAAACAAGAGACTGAAAAAGGAAAATTCAGAAAAGATTTATATCATAGATTAACTGCTTTAACTATTGAAGTTCCACCTTTAAGAGAAAGAAAAGAAGATATTCCAGTGCTTGCTAACTATTTCTTAAATAAAATTGTTAGAATATTACACAAAGAAACTCCTGTTATTTCAGGGGAAGCTATGAAATTTTTAATGGAATACTACTATCCTGGAAATATAATGGAACTTAAAAATTTAATTGAAAGAATGGCATTATTATCTAAGGATAAAATTTTAGATGTGGAACAATTACCATTAGAAATTAAAACAAAATCTGATATAGTAGAAAATAAAACAGTTGTAGGGGTTGGACCATTAAAAGAAATATTAGAACAAGAAATTTATAGTTTAGAAGAAGTAGAAAGAGTTGTAATTGCTATTGCATTACAAAAAACTAGATGGAATAAACAAGAAACTTCTAAGATTTTAGGTATAGGTAGAACAACTCTATATGAAAAAATAAGAAAATACGGTTTAGATACAAAGTAA
- a CDS encoding SurA N-terminal domain-containing protein: MSIRKFRKQMKPFIIILTVVFILSLAYGGYESYRTSRANKKAQEAMLLNKDYIQKIDIERAKQELSRSYAERVDKDIVDILAFNEVIDKNLTLHIAKDLKVKVPSSEVNKQYEELESSMGDKEQFRRMLQVRGLTKDSLKNQIEENLLIQKTREEFSKNINPTDEEINTYMALYSIPADKKEEAINLYKSEKGAEAFREALLKARKEMQIKDLAPEYENLLEKTAYEEEGFTITNLDLARSIANVMLGQKISKEDAEKQAKEMISRQIKMAKIAKEKGVKVNENLDAISQFQDYYIGLAEKVRDEVKLTDDELLKFFNENKSKYSIPATADAKLIFISVKSAKEDDDLAKEKAEKLLSELTPENFTEKGKSLGNNQDIIYQDLGTFGTKAMVKEFEEALKDVPSNTIINKVIKTKFGYHVAYVKKNDNNQQWEVEHILIVPYPSEKTVTEKLEKLNKIKADIEAGTLALNDKIDEDVIQSFDAKGITPDGIIPDFVYSPEIAKAVFSTELNKVGIINPNKATIVIFQKTKEVKAEDANFDKSKEQVKSDYINKKVAEYMSKLF; encoded by the coding sequence ATGTCAATAAGAAAATTTCGTAAACAAATGAAACCTTTTATTATTATACTAACAGTTGTTTTTATATTATCTTTAGCATATGGAGGATATGAAAGTTACAGGACAAGTAGAGCTAATAAAAAGGCACAAGAAGCTATGCTTTTAAATAAAGATTATATACAAAAAATTGATATAGAAAGAGCAAAACAAGAACTTTCAAGAAGTTATGCAGAAAGAGTTGACAAAGACATAGTTGATATACTTGCCTTTAATGAAGTTATAGATAAAAATTTAACTTTACATATTGCAAAAGATTTAAAAGTAAAAGTTCCTAGCTCAGAAGTTAATAAACAATATGAAGAACTTGAATCATCTATGGGAGATAAAGAACAATTTAGGAGAATGTTGCAAGTTCGTGGACTTACAAAAGATTCTTTAAAAAATCAAATTGAAGAAAATTTATTGATACAAAAAACAAGGGAAGAATTTTCTAAAAATATAAACCCAACTGATGAAGAAATAAATACTTATATGGCTTTATATTCAATCCCAGCTGATAAAAAAGAAGAAGCAATAAATTTATATAAATCAGAAAAAGGAGCAGAAGCATTTAGAGAAGCTTTATTAAAAGCTAGAAAAGAAATGCAAATAAAAGATTTAGCTCCTGAATATGAAAATTTATTAGAAAAAACAGCTTATGAAGAAGAAGGATTTACTATAACTAACCTTGATTTGGCTAGAAGCATTGCAAATGTTATGTTAGGTCAAAAAATTTCTAAAGAAGATGCAGAAAAGCAAGCAAAAGAAATGATCAGTAGACAAATAAAAATGGCTAAAATAGCTAAAGAAAAGGGCGTAAAAGTTAATGAAAATTTAGATGCTATTTCTCAATTTCAAGATTATTATATTGGTTTAGCTGAAAAAGTTAGAGATGAAGTAAAGCTTACTGATGATGAATTACTAAAATTCTTTAATGAAAATAAATCTAAATATAGTATTCCTGCAACAGCAGATGCAAAATTAATATTTATTAGTGTAAAATCTGCAAAAGAAGATGATGACTTAGCTAAAGAAAAAGCAGAAAAATTATTATCAGAATTAACTCCAGAAAACTTTACAGAAAAAGGAAAAAGTTTAGGAAACAACCAAGATATAATTTATCAAGATTTAGGAACATTTGGGACAAAAGCTATGGTTAAAGAATTTGAAGAAGCTCTTAAAGATGTTCCTTCAAATACAATAATTAATAAAGTTATAAAAACAAAATTTGGTTACCATGTTGCTTATGTAAAGAAAAACGATAATAATCAACAATGGGAAGTTGAGCATATTTTAATAGTTCCATATCCTTCTGAAAAAACTGTAACAGAAAAACTTGAAAAATTAAATAAAATAAAAGCTGATATAGAAGCAGGAACTTTAGCATTAAATGATAAAATTGATGAGGATGTAATTCAAAGTTTTGATGCTAAAGGAATAACACCAGATGGTATAATACCAGATTTTGTATATAGTCCTGAAATAGCAAAAGCAGTATTTAGTACAGAATTGAATAAAGTTGGAATAATTAATCCAAATAAAGCAACAATAGTTATATTCCAAAAAACTAAAGAAGTGAAAGCAGAGGATGCTAATTTTGATAAATCAAAAGAGCAAGTAAAAAGTGATTATATAAATAAAAAAGTTGCAGAATATATGTCAAAATTATTCTAA
- the dnaG gene encoding DNA primase, producing the protein MYFKQEDIDKLLDNLRIEEVVGEFIELKKVGSSYKGLCPFHADTNPSFSVTPEKKICKCFVCGSGGNAINFYSKIKNISYTDAIRELSKKYRINIKEYNNANVNENYEKFYQIMEDSHNFFMEKIFSQDSRGALQYLSNRGLDTNLIKEHQLGYAPPKWSELYELLNSKGYSDEDLLALGLIKKSEEGRIYDAFRNRIIFPIFSPSGRIIAFGGRSLEKDDSIPKYINSPDTPIFKKGRNAYGIERAINIKNKNYSILMEGYMDVLSANIYGFDTSIAPLGTALTEEQAQLIKRYSSNILLSFDMDKAGIAATERASFILKSQGFNIRVLQFEGSKDPDEFLKKNGKEAFLKVVENSLEIFDFLYNLYSSEYDLDNNIIAKQNFIERFKEFFSNVENDLEKEMYLKKLSEKIDISVDVLRKTLVEQNKKHAIRKDYVDINQEKIEKKEFKQANNLEMAIVKMLLRKPEYYNFFKEEKLESDIANKIFKFFNQKIKENLFFDSNTIMKEFKNYIEESNEFSDYEKNNELARIIMDYILIPNKFEEERENIALFKSYLRVKLKLRDKTKDDISKKIEFGKLKKEIEETKSVEDFIKVYNSFKYLF; encoded by the coding sequence ATGTACTTTAAACAAGAAGATATAGATAAATTATTAGATAATTTAAGAATAGAAGAAGTAGTTGGAGAATTTATTGAGTTAAAAAAAGTTGGTTCAAGTTATAAAGGATTATGCCCATTTCATGCAGATACTAATCCTTCTTTTTCAGTTACTCCTGAAAAAAAGATTTGTAAGTGTTTTGTATGTGGTTCTGGTGGGAATGCTATAAACTTTTATTCAAAAATTAAAAATATATCTTATACAGATGCAATTAGAGAACTTTCAAAGAAATATAGAATTAATATAAAAGAATATAATAATGCCAATGTAAATGAAAATTATGAAAAATTTTATCAAATTATGGAAGATAGTCATAATTTTTTCATGGAAAAAATATTTTCTCAAGATTCAAGAGGAGCTTTGCAGTATCTTTCAAATAGAGGCTTGGATACTAATTTAATTAAAGAACACCAACTTGGATATGCTCCTCCAAAATGGTCAGAACTTTATGAACTTTTGAATAGTAAAGGTTATAGTGATGAAGATTTATTGGCTTTGGGACTTATTAAAAAGAGTGAAGAAGGAAGAATATATGATGCTTTTAGAAATAGAATAATATTTCCAATTTTTTCTCCAAGTGGAAGAATAATTGCCTTTGGTGGTAGAAGTTTGGAAAAAGATGATTCAATACCAAAATATATAAATTCACCAGATACTCCAATCTTTAAAAAAGGAAGAAATGCCTATGGTATTGAAAGAGCTATAAATATAAAAAACAAGAACTATTCTATTTTAATGGAAGGTTATATGGATGTCCTTTCAGCTAATATCTATGGTTTTGACACAAGTATAGCCCCATTAGGAACTGCCTTAACAGAAGAACAAGCTCAACTTATAAAAAGATATTCATCAAATATCTTATTGTCTTTTGATATGGACAAAGCTGGAATAGCAGCAACTGAAAGAGCAAGTTTTATATTAAAGTCACAAGGGTTCAATATAAGAGTTTTACAATTTGAAGGAAGTAAGGATCCTGATGAATTTTTAAAGAAAAATGGAAAAGAAGCTTTTTTAAAAGTAGTTGAAAATTCATTAGAAATTTTTGATTTTTTATACAATTTATACTCAAGTGAATATGACTTAGATAATAATATTATAGCAAAACAAAATTTTATAGAAAGATTTAAAGAGTTCTTTTCAAATGTAGAAAATGATTTAGAAAAGGAAATGTATCTAAAAAAACTTTCAGAAAAAATTGATATCAGTGTAGATGTTTTAAGAAAGACACTTGTTGAGCAAAATAAAAAACATGCTATAAGAAAAGATTATGTTGATATAAATCAAGAAAAAATTGAAAAAAAAGAATTTAAACAAGCTAATAATTTAGAAATGGCAATAGTTAAGATGTTACTTAGAAAACCTGAATATTATAACTTTTTTAAAGAAGAGAAATTAGAAAGTGATATTGCTAATAAAATTTTTAAATTTTTTAATCAAAAAATAAAGGAAAATTTATTTTTTGATAGTAATACTATAATGAAAGAGTTTAAAAATTATATTGAGGAAAGTAATGAGTTTTCTGATTATGAAAAAAATAATGAGTTAGCAAGAATAATAATGGATTATATTTTAATTCCAAATAAATTTGAAGAAGAAAGAGAAAATATAGCATTATTTAAAAGTTATCTTAGAGTAAAGTTAAAGCTGAGAGATAAAACAAAAGATGATATTAGTAAAAAAATTGAATTTGGAAAATTAAAAAAAGAAATAGAAGAAACTAAAAGTGTTGAAGACTTTATAAAAGTTTATAATTCATTTAAGTATCTTTTTTAA
- the rpoD gene encoding RNA polymerase sigma factor RpoD, which yields MKELIKNEKARALIKKAVEEGIITYEEINEELGDDFPAENIEQLINEMLEQGIKIVDEEQLDELGEDELREKDLGDDYVDSEEHDDLLEDDTDDKLDDTDDENDDTEESFTEFDDEFNPEYIEDVSEDELSNEKLLNLGNSAKVDEPIKMYLREIGQVPLLTHDEEIEYAKRAYEGDEEASKKLIESNLRLVVSIAKKHTNRGLKLLDLIQEGNIGLMKAVEKFEYTKGYKFSTYATWWIRQAITRAIADQGRTIRIPVHMIETINKIKKESRIYLQETGKDASPEILAERLGMEVEKIKAIQEMNQEPISLETPVGSEEDSELGDFVEDQKTTSPYEATNRAILREELDAVLKTLSPREEKVLRYRYGLDDSSPKTLEEVGKIFNVTRERIRQIEVKALRKLRHPSRKKKLEDFKVD from the coding sequence GTGAAAGAGCTAATAAAAAATGAAAAAGCTAGAGCTTTGATAAAAAAAGCAGTAGAAGAAGGGATTATAACTTATGAAGAAATTAATGAAGAATTAGGTGATGATTTTCCAGCTGAAAATATAGAACAACTTATTAATGAAATGCTTGAACAAGGGATTAAAATAGTTGATGAAGAACAATTAGATGAGTTAGGTGAAGATGAATTAAGAGAAAAAGATCTAGGTGATGATTATGTAGATAGTGAGGAACATGATGATTTACTAGAAGATGATACAGATGATAAACTTGATGATACAGATGATGAAAATGATGACACAGAAGAAAGTTTTACAGAATTTGATGATGAGTTTAATCCTGAATATATAGAAGATGTAAGTGAAGATGAGTTAAGTAATGAAAAATTATTGAATTTAGGTAATAGTGCAAAAGTAGATGAACCTATAAAAATGTATTTAAGAGAAATAGGGCAAGTTCCTCTATTAACTCATGATGAAGAAATAGAATATGCTAAAAGAGCCTATGAAGGGGATGAGGAGGCTAGTAAAAAGCTTATAGAATCAAATTTAAGGCTTGTTGTGAGTATTGCTAAAAAACATACAAATAGAGGTTTAAAACTTCTTGATTTAATACAAGAAGGGAATATTGGACTTATGAAAGCTGTTGAAAAATTTGAATATACAAAAGGATATAAATTTTCAACTTATGCTACTTGGTGGATAAGACAAGCAATAACAAGAGCAATAGCTGATCAAGGAAGAACAATAAGAATACCTGTTCATATGATAGAAACAATAAATAAAATTAAAAAAGAATCAAGAATATATCTACAAGAAACAGGAAAAGATGCTTCTCCAGAAATTTTAGCTGAAAGACTTGGAATGGAAGTTGAAAAAATAAAGGCAATTCAAGAAATGAATCAAGAACCAATATCTCTTGAAACTCCTGTTGGAAGTGAAGAAGATAGTGAATTAGGAGATTTTGTAGAAGATCAAAAAACAACAAGTCCTTATGAAGCTACAAATAGAGCGATTTTAAGAGAAGAACTGGATGCTGTTTTAAAAACATTGAGTCCAAGAGAGGAAAAAGTATTAAGATACAGATATGGACTTGATGATAGTTCTCCTAAAACATTGGAAGAAGTTGGAAAAATATTCAATGTTACTAGGGAAAGAATAAGACAAATTGAGGTAAAAGCCCTTAGAAAATTAAGACACCCTAGTAGAAAGAAAAAGCTTGAAGATTTTAAAGTAGATTAG
- a CDS encoding sigma-70 family RNA polymerase sigma factor has translation MKLLSLEKYLLKNDINDEEFKKLVIEISEKLELEALSEGRKLTDEEIDYEYVDFLIAEILETLKDDVCKCEVECGVPDCCGTRVEKNLKKVYEMALYMLRDGISYEDLTQEGIIGLIKAHELFKDDKDFKLYKDYYIAKEMFNYINNYANYRKSAFKDYAEHEIHKDSHLKVSLKDKDKSEELKKLEKENKEKHIEEMKHLEKRAETLFDYLNLKYRLSEREIEVLVLYYGLDGHSKKTFSQISEITKIDEDSLDKILKGAMFKLSNVDEKVEL, from the coding sequence TTGAAGCTTTTAAGTCTAGAAAAATATTTACTTAAAAATGATATAAATGATGAAGAATTTAAAAAACTTGTAATTGAGATATCAGAAAAATTGGAATTAGAAGCACTTTCTGAAGGTAGGAAGTTAACTGATGAAGAAATAGATTATGAATATGTTGATTTTCTTATAGCTGAAATTCTTGAAACTTTAAAAGATGATGTTTGTAAATGTGAAGTTGAATGTGGAGTTCCAGATTGTTGTGGAACAAGAGTTGAAAAAAACTTAAAAAAAGTTTATGAAATGGCTCTTTATATGCTAAGAGATGGAATATCTTATGAGGATTTAACACAAGAAGGTATTATTGGACTAATTAAGGCACATGAACTTTTTAAAGATGACAAAGATTTTAAACTATATAAAGACTACTATATAGCAAAAGAAATGTTTAACTATATAAATAATTATGCTAATTATAGAAAATCAGCTTTTAAGGATTATGCTGAACATGAAATTCATAAGGATAGCCATTTAAAAGTTTCTTTGAAAGATAAAGATAAATCAGAAGAACTTAAAAAACTTGAAAAAGAAAATAAAGAAAAACATATTGAAGAAATGAAACATTTAGAAAAAAGAGCTGAAACTTTATTTGACTATCTAAATCTAAAATATAGATTGAGCGAAAGAGAAATTGAAGTTTTAGTGTTGTATTATGGACTTGATGGACATAGTAAAAAAACTTTTTCTCAAATTTCTGAAATCACTAAAATAGATGAGGATAGTTTAGATAAGATTTTAAAGGGGGCTATGTTTAAATTATCAAATGTAGATGAAAAGGTTGAGCTATGA
- a CDS encoding Nif3-like dinuclear metal center hexameric protein: protein MKTRDIINILEKKFPKINAEEWDNVGLLIGDYDKEIKKIQFSLDATLESIENAISKKVDMLITHHPIIFKAIKDITEQNILGKKIRDLIKNDINVYAIHTNLDSSIEGLNDYVLKKIGILEYKILDFDEEKNCGIGRIFKLNEEKNLKNFIEELKLKLKILNLRVISNDLNKKIKKIALINGSAMSYWRKAKKEKVDLFITGDIGYHDALDALESGLNVIDFGHYESEHFFYEILIEELKDNNLEFLVFNREPIFKFY, encoded by the coding sequence ATGAAAACCAGAGATATTATAAATATTTTAGAAAAGAAATTTCCTAAAATAAATGCTGAAGAATGGGATAATGTTGGACTTTTGATAGGAGATTATGATAAAGAGATTAAAAAAATTCAATTTTCATTAGATGCAACTTTAGAAAGCATTGAAAATGCTATTTCTAAAAAAGTAGATATGTTAATTACACATCATCCTATTATATTTAAAGCTATTAAAGATATAACTGAGCAAAATATTTTAGGAAAAAAAATTAGAGATTTAATAAAAAATGATATTAATGTTTATGCTATACATACAAATTTAGATTCAAGTATTGAAGGACTAAATGATTATGTTTTAAAAAAAATAGGAATTTTAGAGTATAAGATATTAGATTTTGATGAAGAAAAGAATTGTGGTATAGGAAGAATTTTTAAATTAAATGAAGAAAAAAATTTAAAAAACTTTATAGAAGAACTTAAACTAAAATTGAAAATTTTAAATCTAAGAGTTATAAGTAATGATTTAAATAAAAAAATTAAAAAGATAGCTCTTATAAATGGTTCTGCTATGAGTTATTGGAGAAAAGCTAAAAAGGAAAAAGTTGATTTATTTATAACAGGAGATATTGGCTATCATGATGCTCTAGATGCTTTAGAAAGTGGCTTAAATGTAATTGACTTTGGGCATTATGAAAGTGAACACTTTTTCTATGAAATTTTAATAGAAGAATTAAAAGATAACAACTTAGAATTTTTAGTTTTTAATAGAGAACCAATATTTAAGTTTTATTAA
- a CDS encoding peptide ABC transporter substrate-binding protein, with product MKILKLLSIFVLTCLLFACGENKTEESEKVEQIFYTVMPKQEYKLNPQSYSGNERALLTQLFEGLTELKTEGVRLVSVVDIKHSNDYKEWTFTLRDDLKWSDGEKITANTYLDSWFDSLENSKSDEIYRLFVIKGAEDYYNKKSDRASVGLKVQDNKLIVNLNNPIKNFDEWVSNPIFYPIRKENRDLNLDKKIVNGAFKVSSFTDDEIILERNENYWDNVNTKLKEIKISLVEDEIMAYEMFPRNEIDYFGEPFYSMPFDRLNQVNTLPEKLVFLTSRYWYISIPNENKEKFFDKTEIRKLMYVVSDPEFMGKVILENNSPAIFSHPHPNSDVLNKAKEDFQKIKENSNFNFSETPYVAYFENNNLLEKKLLLSTVKEWIGQFKIPIRVTSNPDSGITFRIEKYLVGTNNMNDLYHYIDYKYGSNIKSDEEFLNNLPVIPLLQEYDTVLSHSNVRGINVSPSGDIYLKYINMQ from the coding sequence ATGAAAATTTTAAAATTATTATCAATTTTTGTATTAACTTGTCTATTATTTGCTTGTGGAGAAAATAAAACAGAAGAAAGTGAAAAAGTTGAGCAAATCTTCTATACAGTCATGCCCAAGCAAGAATATAAATTAAATCCTCAATCTTATTCTGGAAATGAGAGAGCATTATTAACTCAACTTTTTGAAGGATTAACTGAACTTAAAACAGAGGGAGTTAGACTTGTAAGTGTAGTAGATATAAAACATTCCAATGATTATAAAGAATGGACTTTTACTTTAAGAGATGATTTAAAATGGTCTGATGGAGAAAAAATAACTGCTAATACTTATTTAGATAGTTGGTTTGATAGCTTAGAAAATTCAAAATCTGATGAAATTTACAGACTATTTGTAATAAAAGGTGCTGAAGATTATTATAATAAAAAGTCTGATAGAGCTTCTGTTGGACTTAAAGTTCAAGATAATAAACTTATAGTTAACTTAAATAATCCTATTAAAAATTTTGATGAATGGGTAAGTAATCCAATTTTTTACCCAATTAGAAAAGAGAATAGAGATCTAAATCTTGATAAAAAAATTGTTAATGGAGCTTTTAAAGTTTCTAGTTTTACAGATGATGAAATTATTTTAGAGAGAAATGAGAACTATTGGGACAATGTTAATACCAAGTTAAAAGAAATTAAAATTTCACTTGTAGAAGATGAAATAATGGCTTATGAAATGTTTCCTCGTAATGAGATAGACTATTTTGGTGAACCTTTTTATTCTATGCCTTTTGATAGATTAAACCAAGTAAATACTTTACCTGAAAAGCTAGTATTTCTTACAAGTAGATATTGGTATATTTCTATACCAAATGAAAATAAAGAAAAGTTTTTTGATAAGACAGAAATTAGAAAACTCATGTATGTTGTAAGTGATCCAGAATTTATGGGAAAAGTTATTTTAGAAAATAACTCTCCAGCTATTTTTTCTCATCCACATCCAAATTCTGATGTATTGAATAAAGCTAAGGAAGATTTTCAAAAAATAAAAGAAAACTCTAATTTTAATTTTTCAGAAACTCCTTATGTTGCTTATTTTGAAAATAATAATTTATTGGAGAAGAAATTGCTTTTATCAACTGTTAAAGAATGGATAGGACAATTTAAAATTCCTATAAGAGTTACTTCAAATCCTGATTCAGGAATAACTTTTAGAATAGAAAAATATTTAGTGGGAACAAACAATATGAATGATTTGTACCATTATATCGATTATAAATATGGTAGTAATATAAAGTCTGATGAAGAATTCTTAAATAACTTACCTGTTATACCACTTTTACAAGAATATGATACTGTCTTATCTCATTCAAATGTAAGAGGAATTAATGTAAGCCCTAGTGGAGATATTTATTTAAAATATATAAATATGCAGTAA
- a CDS encoding MotA/TolQ/ExbB proton channel family protein, with amino-acid sequence MLHYLEVGGPILWVLVIISIGAFAVVLERIVFFARNEKNVGSNFKDEILSLVASKKLDEAIALCDTKKSCVASAVKKFLQKAPKGIDVQDYEFILKEITIKETSPYESRLNLLASVISISPMLGLLGTVTGMIRAFTNISKYGAGDAAIVADGIAEALLTTAAGLMIAIPVIVVYNYLNRRLEKMENEIDDVVTNIINIFRR; translated from the coding sequence ATGTTGCATTATTTAGAAGTTGGAGGACCTATCCTATGGGTGCTTGTTATCATTTCCATAGGAGCTTTTGCTGTTGTATTAGAAAGAATTGTATTTTTTGCAAGGAATGAAAAGAATGTTGGAAGTAATTTTAAAGATGAAATACTTTCGTTAGTAGCTAGTAAAAAACTAGATGAGGCTATTGCTTTATGTGATACTAAGAAAAGTTGTGTTGCATCTGCTGTGAAAAAATTTTTACAAAAAGCTCCAAAAGGAATAGATGTACAAGATTATGAATTTATTTTAAAAGAAATTACTATTAAAGAAACATCACCTTATGAAAGTAGATTAAATCTTTTAGCAAGTGTTATAAGCATTTCTCCAATGCTTGGACTATTAGGGACAGTTACAGGTATGATTAGAGCATTTACTAATATTTCAAAGTATGGTGCTGGAGATGCTGCTATTGTTGCAGATGGTATAGCTGAAGCCTTATTGACAACAGCAGCTGGACTTATGATAGCAATTCCAGTTATAGTTGTTTATAACTATTTAAATAGAAGATTAGAAAAAATGGAAAATGAAATAGATGATGTGGTAACAAATATAATTAATATATTTAGGAGATAA
- a CDS encoding ExbD/TolR family protein yields the protein MSKYKKKRESAKLDLTPLIDVVFLLIIFFMVTTTFNNFGSVQIDLPSSTIQQTDKNKSIEIIIDKDGNYHISEDGKITQVQFSDLDAYLKSAKEATVSADKNLKYQTIMDVITKIKENGVDNLGLTFYE from the coding sequence ATGAGCAAATATAAGAAGAAGAGAGAGTCAGCTAAATTAGATTTAACACCACTTATAGATGTTGTTTTTCTTTTAATTATATTTTTTATGGTAACTACAACATTTAATAACTTTGGTTCAGTTCAAATTGATTTACCTAGCTCTACTATTCAACAAACTGATAAAAATAAAAGTATAGAAATTATAATTGATAAAGATGGAAATTATCATATTTCTGAAGATGGAAAGATTACCCAAGTACAATTTTCAGATTTAGATGCTTATCTAAAATCTGCAAAAGAAGCCACTGTTTCTGCTGATAAAAATTTAAAATATCAAACTATTATGGATGTTATAACTAAAATAAAAGAAAATGGTGTGGATAATTTGGGCTTAACTTTCTATGAATAG